In Streptomyces sp. HUAS ZL42, the DNA window CCGCGCCGCCGGCGTCTCCACCTGGCTCACCTACACCCCCGGCATCCGCGAACACATCGAAAACGCCCAACACCGCCAACGCCAGACCACTGCCGCCTCACCCACCACGACCCCGCCCACCCCTCCCGCAGCCCTGCGCGCGGAACTAGCCCTGGCCCGCGAGGAGATCCGCGCCCTGCGCCAGGACAAACAGCGCCTGACCGGCATCATCCAGCAGCAACTCGGCCACCAACTCGACACGCTCGACACCCGGCACCTCGGCGACCGCGTGGACGAACTCACCCAGGAAAACCAGCAGCTCGCAGACAAGCTCCGGCACGCCACCGACGACAACCACACCCTGCACGCCCACGTCGCAGAGCTGGAAGCCGACCTGGCCGCAGCACGCACAAGCCTGCGCAGAATGATCCGAGCAGAGAACACCGCGCCCTACTGATTTCCTCGGATTGTTGTCGGGTGGTGGGTGAGGCTGAGTCCGGTGCCGGCAAGGCAGCCGTCGATGAGGTCGTGCCGTAACTGGATATGGCGAAGTCCGCGGCGGAGGGTGCGTTCGAGGTGGTCGTCGTCGGTGAATGCGGTGTTGGCCAGCGGGCCGCGCCGTAACAGCGACCAGACGCCTTCCGCCGGATTCAAGTCCGGTGCATAAGAGGGAAGTTGGACGATGGTGAGCCAGTCGTGTTCGTCCGCGTACTGGCGCATGCCGGCGGCGAGATGGGTATTGAGATTGTCCCAGACGAGCACGATCGGGGCCTTGAGCTGGAGGTGCGCGCGCACCGCCAGGTCGCGGTAGTCGCGCCAGGAGAAGCTGTCGCGCCCTTTGCCCTTGTGCTTGCGGTGGCGGCGCGGCCGGTAGATCAGCCGGGAGGTTTCTCCTTGCTTGTAGCAGCACATGGCGGCGATCGACCAGCGGCGCCAGGAGCGGCCGCGCACCCGGACCACCGGCGTGTGCCCACGTCGGCCCCAGGTGCGGGCCCGCGGCGGTGTCATGGAAAACCCCGCCTCGTCCTCGAAGACGATGTAGGCCCCCAGCGCCGCCGCGGTCATTCCACCTGCGGCCACACGTCCTTCTTCCACAGCTCGACCGCATGCTCGTCGCGTTCCAGCGCGCGGCGGGCCGGGCACTGCCAGGACCAGCCGTGCCGGTGCAGCAGCCGCCAGACGGCTGCCGAGGAGCAGTCGATGCCGAACTTCCAGGCGATCAGCGCTCTGACCCGTGCCAGGGTCCACCGCTGGTCCTCCCAGCCGTGCTCGGCCGGCCCGAGGGCCAACTCCTCCTCCAGCACGGCGAACTGTAAGTCGGACACCTTGGGAAGTTTGGCCGGTCCCGTGGAGGCGAGGGCGTCCATCCCGCCCTCCTGCCAGGCACGACGCCAGCGCTCCACCGACCGCTCACTCACCCGCAGATCCCTCGCGATCACCGCGGTTCTCTCACTGCGTGCGAACCGCTCACCGGCCTGGTACCGGATCCGCTCACGAAACTTCCGCCGCTCGGCGGTCAGCCCACCGCCCTGCGCGTACCGCATACCACCGGCCTACCGCAGGGATCAGCATCCGACAACAGTCCGAAGAGATCAGTAACCCTTGAGACCACGCAGAACCGCCGTGATCGCACGGCAGCCATCAGCGGCCGGAGCGTTCTACGCCGAGTGCTGCCAGGACGTCTTCGGTGGTGTACTGCGCGGCCTCTTCGCGTTCCAGCCGCGCAGCCATGGTTCTGCTCACGAAAATCGACAGCAGATGTTCAGCAATTTCGACAGCACCCCGGCGTGCTTCTTGTTCGATAGAGGCCAGGCCCGAGCGCCGACTCTGGCAGCGGCAGCAGCTGACGCCGAGCGGTGGCGCCGGGCGACCGGGTCAGGACGTCCAGCAGGTGTAGGTGAACCAGGTCTGGACCTCGTCGGCGGACAGCACACGAGTCAGCTCGGCCGTCCCCGGGAGCATCGGGAAGAACCGGTCGGCGTTCCAACTGCGTGGGTACATCGGCTCGTCCAGCACGAGTAGGCGGCGTCCCTCCACAACGGGGATGTCGTCGGGCAGCCCCTCGTTCCAGATCCGCTCCCCATCCGGGGCGACGAGTTCGAAGGCCCCGGTCGCGACGGCCCCGGTGCGCCCCTGGGCGGGCTCGGGGTCCGTGGCCAGGCGGACGCTCTCCGCCGACGGTGCGGTGCCAGGCACGTGGCCGCCGCCGACGAGCACGTGGGCGAGCAGCGTGTGCAACTGGAAGTTGTCCCCGATGCCGCCGATACGCACTTCGAACCCGGTCCCGGTGGGCCGGTGCAACACCACCAGGGGCTCGTCGTCCAGGATCGCCAGCGCGTAGGCCAGGCACTTGAGGTCATGCCGCTCCAGGGCCGCCAGGTCGCGGCAGGCGGGGAGGAGCGCGGATGCGTGCCGACGGCGTACCTCGGTGCTGCGGCACAGCACGGCCAGCGCGGGAGGCTGCCACTGCTCGACCGAGCACCAGGCCAGCGCCAGCCGCAACGCCTCGTGCGCCTCGCCACCCAGTCGGGCCATCAGCGCGTCGTCGATGATCTTCTCATCGGCCTCTGGCAGTTCGTCCCCGGCACCGCCGGCGGCGGCCCAGCGGCGGGCGAACTCCAGGGCATCGAGCAGGTCCCGGTGGGTGCCGTCGAGGACCGGCTCCGCACAGGCCGCCGGATCGGCACCGCGTTCCACGCAGAAGCCGGCCATCGTCGCCAGCATCGGGCGCGGACCGGTGGGCGGAAAGGCAGGGAGTAGCGCGGCCAACCGGGGTCCCACCGGCACGCATTCGGTGCCCGTCGCCGACTGCAGACCACTCACCGCCGCGTTGAACGCACGCTCGGTGCGGCCACCGTCGCGAGCGGCCACTGCCTGCTCCAACTCTGACATGACGGCGGCCAGGTCCGCGGCCTTCTGCTTCCTTCTGAAGATCACCGGCACACCTTAGGCCCGAGGCCTGACAGGTGTCATCAGGCCACCGTCGTTCGAAGATTCCGGACCGCTCCGTGCTGTCGAAACTGGTGAACATTTGCTGTCGGTTCTCGTGAACAGAGCCACAGCCATGTCCGCGATGGTCGGCCTCCCGACCTCCCTGGCGACCAATGCCAGTAGGTACGCCTGCAGGGACGTGCCAGCGCTGGGCAGCGCCGGCCTTGAGGATACGGACCTGCTCCTCGGGCCCGTCCCGGACGCAGAGAGCAGCCATGTCCGCATTCTGCAAAAGCGAGACGGACCACGGTTGGCCTGCGGCTGGTCGCGGGCGGCAACCTCCGCGCCTGGGCGAGGATGCATTCGCCACACTCACCAGCGCATGCCCAACGCGTTCAGGTCGGCGCGGCGTTCCGGACTGAGCTTGGCGGCCCTGCGCCGGGTGTTGTCGATCCAGGCTCCGAGCTTCACGACCGTCTCCTGGCCGTCCTCGCCGTCTCCGCCCGGTCGGATCGTTTCGACGTGCTTGCGGGGCACCCGAAGATGGCCTTCACGCGTATGGAACTGGCGGGCCGCGGTGAGGTGGGTGACCCACCGCTCGTCCTGGCTGCGCCGGCCCGGCACCGCGGTTTCGCCCGCACCCGCGGGCTCGACACCGACGGTCTCCAGCAGGAACCGCTGCGCTGACGCCAACTGCTCCCATCCGCCCCGCTGCGCACTGATCCAGGCGCCGAGGTCTTCGCCCTGGACAATGAGTTCACCCACCGCAGCCGGGAGGGTGCCGCTGGCGCGGACGTGGGCGAGGGTGAGCCGATAACAGCGCTGCCAGGCCACGTCCCATCCCTCCGGGGCCCACCCGGGATCGATAGCGTCCAACGCTTCCATACGCTCCTGCGACAGCTCCCCGGCGTACGAGAGGCCCGTTTCCCCGGCATCGCGTCGTGCGGCGTTCTCACGGGTCTTACGGGCCGCTGCGCGCTGGTTCTTCGCCCATACCCCGATCGGGAACCCGTCTCCGCCCCAGACCGCGGTGGCCGGCGGCAGGAAATGCCCGTGCACGGCCGCGTACGCGCGGGCCACGG includes these proteins:
- a CDS encoding DUF6262 family protein translates to MNPRGNPHTLAAARRRDSLDKRQRTLTALATLEQQGNKITFTAVARAAGVSTWLTYTPGIREHIENAQHRQRQTTAASPTTTPPTPPAALRAELALAREEIRALRQDKQRLTGIIQQQLGHQLDTLDTRHLGDRVDELTQENQQLADKLRHATDDNHTLHAHVAELEADLAAARTSLRRMIRAENTAPY
- a CDS encoding IS630 family transposase, with product MTAAALGAYIVFEDEAGFSMTPPRARTWGRRGHTPVVRVRGRSWRRWSIAAMCCYKQGETSRLIYRPRRHRKHKGKGRDSFSWRDYRDLAVRAHLQLKAPIVLVWDNLNTHLAAGMRQYADEHDWLTIVQLPSYAPDLNPAEGVWSLLRRGPLANTAFTDDDHLERTLRRGLRHIQLRHDLIDGCLAGTGLSLTHHPTTIRGNQ
- a CDS encoding winged helix-turn-helix domain-containing protein, which produces MRYAQGGGLTAERRKFRERIRYQAGERFARSERTAVIARDLRVSERSVERWRRAWQEGGMDALASTGPAKLPKVSDLQFAVLEEELALGPAEHGWEDQRWTLARVRALIAWKFGIDCSSAAVWRLLHRHGWSWQCPARRALERDEHAVELWKKDVWPQVE